The DNA window GTGGCCTGCCCTACGGCAGGATCGTCGAGATCTACGGGCCCGAGTCCTCGGGCAAGACCACCATCACCCTCTCGGTGATCGCCCAGGCGCAGAAGCAGGGCAAGACCTGCGCCTTCATCGACGCGGAGCACGCCCTCGACCCGAGCTATGCCGAGAAGCTCGGCGTCAACCTCGACGACCTGCTGGTCTCCCAGCCGGATACCGGCGAGCAGGCGCTCGAGATCTGCGACATGCTGGTGCGCTCCGGCGGCGTCGACGTGATCATCGTCGACTCGGTCGCGGCCCTCACCCCGCGCGCCGAGATCGAAGGCGAGATGGGTGACTCCCACGTCGGCCTGCAGGCGCGATTGATGTCCCAGGCGCTGCGCAAGGTCACCGGCCACATCAAGAACGCCAACTGCCTGGTGATGTTCGTCAACCAGATCCGGATGAAGATCGGCGTGATGTTCGGCAGCCCCGAGACCACCACGGGGGGCAATGCGCTGAAGTTCTACGCCAGCGTGCGCCTCGACATTCGCCGCATCGGGTCGGTCAAGCAGGGCGACGAGGTGATCGGTAACGAGACCCGGGTCAAGGTGGTGAAGAACAAGGTCGCGCCGCCGTTCCGCCAGACCGAGTTCCAGATTCTCTACGGCCAGGGGATCTACCACGCCGGTGAGGTGATCGACCTGGGCGTCCAGTGCAACCTGGTCGACAAAGCGGGCGCCTGGTACAGCTACAAGGGCAGCAAGATCGGCCAGGGCAAAGCCAACGCGGCGCAGTTCCTGGTCGACAACCCGGCGATGATGGAGGAGATCGAGGCGCAGATCCGCGCCCAGCTGCTCGGCACGCCGAAGGTCAACGAGGAGGAAGAGGCCACACCTGCCGCTGCCGTACTCGAGGATGACCAGGACGACCTGCTCTGACCCAGCGCGTGGCGCCGTGCGCGGCGCAGGCGGTGGTGCTTCTCCCTCCCGGGGCCCTGATGGGCCCCGGATCTTTTTCCGCTGCGGCGCGGTCATTGGCCAGCTGTGCGCCGCCCCGAGGAGCCCGAATGAGGACGACCCGC is part of the Halotalea alkalilenta genome and encodes:
- the recA gene encoding recombinase RecA codes for the protein MAQDDNRTKALNAALSQIERQFGKGAVMRMGETPRVAIPSVSTGSLGLDIALGIGGLPYGRIVEIYGPESSGKTTITLSVIAQAQKQGKTCAFIDAEHALDPSYAEKLGVNLDDLLVSQPDTGEQALEICDMLVRSGGVDVIIVDSVAALTPRAEIEGEMGDSHVGLQARLMSQALRKVTGHIKNANCLVMFVNQIRMKIGVMFGSPETTTGGNALKFYASVRLDIRRIGSVKQGDEVIGNETRVKVVKNKVAPPFRQTEFQILYGQGIYHAGEVIDLGVQCNLVDKAGAWYSYKGSKIGQGKANAAQFLVDNPAMMEEIEAQIRAQLLGTPKVNEEEEATPAAAVLEDDQDDLL